A single region of the Raphanus sativus cultivar WK10039 chromosome 1, ASM80110v3, whole genome shotgun sequence genome encodes:
- the LOC108809936 gene encoding LOW QUALITY PROTEIN: protein ALTERED PHOSPHATE STARVATION RESPONSE 1 (The sequence of the model RefSeq protein was modified relative to this genomic sequence to represent the inferred CDS: deleted 1 base in 1 codon), whose protein sequence is MGCAQSKIENEEAVTRCKERKQFMKDAVVARNAFAAAHSAYAMALKNTGAALSDYAHGEFLVSNHHSSSSAAAAAAAASSVPTAVSPPPPSSTAVISNSVASSSSAAEISQPMPETLPPPPPPPPLPLQRAATMPEMNGRSGGPPGSGLSGAIIEEDDDGDDDSEVENHDRLVRKSKSRGGSTRGRPMIDDDDDDRRHHHHNQEAPPPPLPQSMAANSRPIPPPRQHQQQEHLVYDYFFASENIPGTTLEDTPPPPQPHAKPAPPQPVSPSSEEDDELDEEEEEEEDEPVVERKPPVVEERPKASVELEKVANFRGMKKPIGGERRGGGGRFPATATNLANVFNELDDNFLKASESAHEVSKMLEATRLHYHSNFADNRGHIDHSARVMRVITWNRSFRGLPNTDNVGKDDFDSEENETHATVLDKLLAWEKKLYDEVKQGELMKIEYQKKVAHLNRVKKRGGQSDSLERAKAAVSQLHTRYIVDMQSMDSTVSEINRLRDEQLYVKLFHLVEAMGKMWEMMQMHHQRQAEISKVLKSLDVSQAVKETNDHHHERTIQLLAVVQEWHTQFCRMIDNQKLYIKSLGGWLKLNLIPIESTLKEKVSSPPRVPNPAIQKLLHAWYDRLDKIPDEMARTAIINFAAVVSTIMQQQEEEMKLRDRCEETRKELGRKIRQFEDWYHKYMQKRGPEDMNADGSEGDNEHKDEVVVRQFNVEQIKKRLEEEEEAYQRQSQQVREKSIASLRTRLPELFQAMSEVAYSCSDMYRAVAYYVTQRQSQSERHQRPPSQKPQSQGQTSVRTDVRQE, encoded by the exons atgGGTTGTGCTCAATCCAAGATCGAGAACGAAGAAGCCGTTACTCGCTGCAAAGAACGCAAACAGTTCATGAAAGACGCCGTCGTCGCTCGTAACGCTTTCGCCGCCGCGCACTCCGCTTACGCCATGGCTCTCAAGAACACCGGAGCCGCTCTCTCCGATTACGCCCACGGCGAGTTTCTCGTCTCCAACCACCACTCTtcttcctccgccgccgccgccgccgccgcagcTTCCTCCGTGCCCACCGCCGTATCTCCTCCTCCGCCTTCCTCCACCGCCGTGATTTCCAACTCCGTcgcttcctcctcctccgccgccgagATCTCTCAGCCTATGCCGGAAACTCTCCCgccgcctcctcctccgccgccgctcCCTCTCCAGCGCGCCGCCACCATGCCGGAGATGAACGGTAGATCCGGTGGTCCGCCCGGGAGTGGACTCAGCGGGGCTATAATTGAGGAGGACGACGACGGCGACGATGACTCGGAGGTGGAGAATCACGACCGGTTGGTTAGGAAGTCGAAGAGCCGCGGCGGCAGCACTAGAGGCAGGCCgatgattgatgatgatgatgatgatcgcCGCCACCACCATCATAACCAAgaagctcctcctcctcctcttccgcAGTCCATGGCGGCGAATTCGAGGCCGATTCCACCGCCACGTCAGCATCAGCAACAAGAGCACTTGGTGTACGACTACTTCTTCGCTAGTGAGAACATACCTGGAACCACTCTAGAGgacactcctcctcctccgcagCCACATGCCAAACCTGCTCCTCCTCAGCCAGTTTCACCATCCTCAGAGGAAGATGATGAActtgatgaggaggaggaggaggaggaggatgagccGGTGGTTGAAAGGAAACCGCCGGTGGTTGAGGAAAGGCCGAAGGCGAGTGTGGAACTTGAAAAAGTTGCTAACTTTAGAGGGATGAAGAAGCCTATCGGCggagagaggagaggaggaggagggaggtTTCCGGCGACGGCGACGAACTTGGCGAATGTGTTCAATGAGCTTGATGATAATTTCTTGAAAGCTTCTGAAAGTGCTCATGAGGTTTCCAAGATGCTTGAAGCCACCAGGCTCCATTACCACTCTAATTTTGCAGATAATAGAG gACATATTGATCACTCTGCTAGAGTGATGCGTGTAATTACATGGAACAGGTCGTTTAGAGGACTACCAAATACTGATAATGTTGGGAAAGATGATTTCGATTCAGAAGAGAATGAAACTCATGCTACTGTTCTTGACAAGTTGCTAGCATGGGAGAAGAAGCTCTATGACGAAGTCAAG CAAGGTGAACTGATGAAAATCGAGTACCAGAAAAAAGTCGCTCACTTAAACCGGGTAAAGAAGCGAGGCGGCCAGTCAGATTCACTAGAGAGAGCCAAAGCAGCAGTTAGCCAGCTGCACACAAGATACATCGTCGACATGCAGTCCATGGACTCCACAGTCTCAGAGATCAACCGACTCCGCGACGAACAGCTCTACGTCAAGCTCTTTCACCTCGTCGAGGC AATGGGGAAGATGTGGGAGATGATGCAAATGCATCACCAGAGACAAGCCGAGATCTCCAAGGTTTTGAAATCACTAGACGTGTCACAAGCGGTTAAAGAAACAAACGATCACCACCACGAA CGAACCATCCAGCTCCTGGCCGTGGTACAAGAATGGCACACGCAGTTTTGCAGGATGATTGATAACCAAAAGCTATACATAAAATCGCTCGGCGGGTGGCTGAAGCTGAACCTCATCCCTATAGAGAGCACGCTCAAGGAGAAAGTATCGTCGCCGCCGCGGGTTCCGAACCCCGCGATACAGAAGCTTCTGCACGCTTGGTACGACCGTTTAGACAAGATTCCCGACGAGATGGCGAGGACGGCGATCATCAACTTCGCGGCGGTTGTGAGCACGATCATGCAGCAGCAAGAGGAGGAGATGAAGCTGAGGGACAGGTGCGAGGAGACGAGGAAAGAGCTGGGGAGGAAGATCAGACAGTTTGAGGATTGGTACCATAAGTACATGCAGAAGAGAGGGCCTGAGGATATGAACGCGGATGGGTCTGAAGGTGATAACGAGCATAAAGACGAGGTTGTCGTAAGGCAGTTCAATGTGGAACAGATTAAGAAGAGgttggaggaagaggaagaagcttACCAGAGACAAAGCCAACAAGTTAGAGAGAAGTCGATTGCTAGTCTTAGAACTCGTCTTCCTGAGCTTTTTCAGGCAATGTCTGAGGTTGCGTATTCGTGTTCGGATATGTATAGAGCGGTTGCGTATTATGTGACTCAGCGGCAAAGCCAAAGCGAACGGCATCAGAGACCACCAAGCCAGAAACCACAAAGCCAGGGACAAACTTCCGTAAGAACCGATGTAAGACAAGAGTGa
- the LOC108860834 gene encoding xanthoxin dehydrogenase, protein MSTENIQHSSLPTQRLLGKVALITGGATGIGESIARLFHKHGAKVCIVDVQDDLGDKLLKTLVANSEDESACFIHGDVTQEDDISNAVDFAVKRFGTLDILINNAGISGAPCPDIRDNSLSEFEKVFDINVKGAFLGMKHAARVMIPAKKGSIVSLCSVGGVVGGVGPHAYVGSKHAVLGLTRSVAAELGQHGIRVNCVSPYAVLTNLALAHLPEDERTEGVVAGFRGFAAANANLKGVELTVDDVANAVLFLASDESRYVSGDNLMVDGGFTCTNHSFKVFR, encoded by the exons atgtcaACGGAAAACATTCAACACTCTTCTCTCCCTACTCAAAG GCTTTTGGGTAAAGTGGCATTGATAACCGGAGGAGCCACAGGGATCGGAGAGAGCATCGCTCGTCTCTTCCACAAGCACGGTGCCAAAGTCTGCATCGTCGACGTACAAGACGATCTCGGAGACAAACTATTGAAAACACTTGTAGCGAACTCGGAGGATGAGTCAGCTTGTTTCATCCACGGTGACGTCACACAAGAAGACGACATCAGCAACGCTGTTGACTTCGCCGTCAAACGTTTCGGGACCCTCGACATACTCATCAACAACGCGGGGATAAGCGGAGCCCCGTGTCCGGACATCCGCGACAACAGCTTGAGCGAGTTCGAGAAGGTCTTTGATATTAACGTGAAAGGAGCTTTCTTAGGGATGAAGCACGCGGCGCGTGTGATGATCCCTGCCAAGAAAGGGTCGATAGTGTCTTTATGCAGCGTTGGTGGCGTTGTGGGAGGCGTTGGTCCGCACGCTTATGTTGGCTCCAAGCACGCGGTTCTAGGTTTGACCAGGAGCGTTGCGGCTGAGCTAGGACAGCATGGGATACGCGTTAACTGCGTTTCGCCTTACGCTGTCTTGACTAACCTCGCGCTGGCTCATTTGCCTGAGGACGAGAGGACTGAAGGCGTGGTCGCTGGTTTCAGGGGTTTCGCTGCTGCGAACGCGAATCTGAAAGGTGTTGAGTTGACTGTTGATGATGTGGCGAACGCGGTTTTGTTTCTGGCGAGTGATGAGTCGCGGTATGTGAGTGGTGATAATCTGATGGTTGATGGTGGGTTTACTTGCACTAACCACTCCTTTAAAGTTTTTAGGTGA
- the LOC108806585 gene encoding uncharacterized protein LOC108806585 — MVMDREERRRRIMERGSDRLALITGQLQNVDPSSPSFSSSSSTSHQRTYSESFMPQTQSEHRQIRESPSLKYQFKEEVKPREESKLSTTLHKPLKSEPTKPEETTSVKSQSQRPTTFFSSKKLNACIISSERSRSISSLTIAVFVILLPRLNIIRSDTILALRPLWLLLLTDCAIVMSHLTTEASGGRLSHEMEEEVKSKDGSNGENWSDAEKLLERGVVVYQALRGMFIDCSLYMVVVICGAFLL, encoded by the exons ATGGTGATGgatagagaagaaagaagaagaagaatcatggAAAGAGGATCGGATCGCCTAGCTCTAATCACAGGCCAATTACAAAATGTCGATCCTTCGTCGCCATCGttttcttcctcatcatcaacTTCTCACCAACGTACATACAGTGAATCTTTCATGCCACAAACTCAATCTGAGCATCGTCAAATTCGAGAAAGTCCATCTCTTAAGTATCAATTCAAAG AGGAAGTAAAGCCAAGAGAAGAATCAAAACTCTCAACCACGCTTCACAAACCCCTAAAAAGTGAACCAACAAAACCAGAAGAAACAACATCAGTAAAGAGTCAAAGTCAACGACCTACGACTTTCTTTAGCTCCAAGAAACTCAATGCTTGCATCATAAGCTCAGAAAGAAGTCGGAGTATAAGCTCCCTCACAATAGCTGTGTTTGTGATTTTACTTCCGAGATTGAACATCATAAGATCAGACACTATCTTAGCTTTGAGACCTCTTTGGTTGCTTCTGCTTACAGATTGTGCTATAGTAATGTCTCATCTCACCACAGAAGCTTCTGGAGGAAGATTGAGTCATGAAATGGAAGAAGAAGTTAAGAGTAAAGATGGTAGTAATGGTGAAAATTGGTCTGATGCAGAGAAGCTTCTTGAAAGAGGAGTTGTTGTGTATCAAGCTCTACGTGGAATGTTCATAGATTGTAGTCTTTATATGGTGGTTGTTATTTGCGGAGCCTTCCTACTTTGA
- the LOC108806595 gene encoding coatomer subunit beta'-2 isoform X2 produces MPLRLEIKKKLAQRSERVKSVDLHPTEPWILASLYTGTLCIWNYQTQVMAKSFEVTDLPVRSAKFIARKQWVVAGADDLYIRVYNYNTMDKVKVFEAHSDYIRCVAVHPTLPYVLSSSDDMLIKLWDWEKGWACTQIFEGHSHYVMQVTFNPKDTNTFASASLDRTIKIWNLGSPDPNFTLDAHQKGVNCVDYFTGGDKPYLITGSDDHTAKVWDYQTKSCVQTLDGHTHNVSAVCFHPELPIIITGSEDGTVRIWHSTTYRLENTLNYGLERVWAIGYVKSSRRVVIGYDEGTIMVKLGREVPVASMDNTGKIIWAKHNEIQTANIKSIGADYEVTDGERLPLAVKELGTCDLYPQSLRHNPNGRFVVVCGDGEYIIYTALAWRNRSFGSGLEFVWSSDGECAVRESSSKIKTFSKNFQEKKSIRPTFSTEKIFGGTLLAMCSNDFICFYDWAECRLIQRIDVTVKNLYWADSGDLLAIASDTSFYILKYNRDLVNSHFDSGRSTEEEGVEDAFEVLHENDERVRTGLWVGDCFIYNNSSSKLNYCVGGEVTTMYHLDRPMYLLGYLASQSRVFLVDKEFNVIGYTLLLSLIEYKTLVMRGDLDKASEILPTIPKDQHNSVAHFLESRGMIEEALEIATDPDYRFELAIQLGRLEIAQEIAVEVQSESKWKQLGELAMSSGKLQLAEECMKYAMDLSGLLLLYSSLGDAEGVLKLATLAKEQGKNNVAFLCLFMLGKLEDCLDLLVESNRIPEAALMARSYLPSKVSEIVALWRKDLSKINSKAAESLADPEEYSNLFDDWQVALSVEAKAAETRGVYTAAENYPSHADRSSMTLVEAFRNLQVEEEEESLENGDMDHEEVVGEENGDEEKNDDEGVEEHHHEEQEEEGVVVDGDSTDGAVLVNGSEAEEEWVLTPRQ; encoded by the exons ATG CCGCTCAGGCTCGAGATCAAG AAAAAATTAGCTCAAAGGTCTGAGAGAGTGAAATCTGTGGATCTGCATCCTACAGAACCATG GATTTTAGCAAGTTTGTATACTGGAACCTTGTGTATTTGGAACTACCAGACACAG GTGATGGCAAAATCTTTCGAGGTGACCGATTTACCAG TTCGGTCAGCCAAGTTTATTGCACGAAAGCAATGGGTTGTGGCTGGAGCTGATGATCTGTATATCCGTGTATACAATTACAACACCATGGACAAGGTTAAAGTGTTTGAGGCTCATTCAGACTACATCAGATGTGTGGCTGTTCATCCAACCCTTCCATATGTTCTGTCATCTTCTGATGATATGCTCATTAAGCTTTGGGACTGGGAAAAGGGTTGGGCATGCACTCAGATATTCGAGGGACACTCGCACTATGTGATGCAAGTCACATTTAATCCAAAAGACACCAACACTTTTGCCAGTGCATCACTTGATCGTACTATAAAG ATCTGGAATCTTGGTTCTCCAGACCCGAACTTTACATTGGATGCCCATCAGAAAGGAGTCAATTGTGTGGATTATTTCACTGGTGGCGACAAGCCCTATCTAATTACAGGCTCTGATGATCACACTGCTAAG GTCTGGGACTATCAAACAAAAAGTTGTGTCCAGACCCTGGACGGGCACACACACAACGTATCTGCGGTATGTTTCCATCCAGAGCTTCCAATTATAATCACTGGTTCTGAAGATGGCACTGTTCGCATTTGGCATTCAACTACGTACAG GCTAGAGAACACATTAAATTATGGCCTCGAGAGAGTTTGGGCCATTGGTTACGTTAAAAGTTCACGCCG GGTTGTGATCGGATATGATGAAGGAACCATCATGGTTAAACTGGGACGAGAAGTTCCTGTTGCTAGCATGGACAATACTGGAAAAATCATATGGGCTAAGCATAATGAAATTCAAACTGCGAACATCAAAAGTATTGGTGCAGATTACGAG GTTACAGATGGAGAGAGGTTGCCCTTGGCTGTTAAAGAGCTGGGGACCTGTGATCTATATCCACAA AGCTTGAGGCACAATCCGAATGGGAGGTTTGTTGTAGTCTGTGGAGACGGCGAGTATATAATCTATACTGCTTTGGCTTGGAGAAATAGGTCATTTGGTTCTGGACTGGAATTTGTTTGGTCGTCTGATGGTGAGTGTGCGGTTAGAGAAAGCTCATCAAAGATTAAGACATTTAGCAAAAATTTCCAG GAAAAGAAGAGTATCCGCCCCACTTTCTCAACTGAGAAGATCTTTGGAGGAACCTTGTTAGCTATGTGTTCAAATGATTTCATCTGCTTTTATGATTGGGCTGAATGTAGGCTTATTCAACGTATTGACGTCACTGTAAAG AATCTATATTGGGCTGACAGTGGTGACTTACTAGCCATTGCTAGTGACACGTCATTCTACATCTTGAAATACAAC CGCGACTTAGTAAACTCACATTTTGATAGTGGAAGATCTACTGAGGAAGAAGGTGTTGAGGATGCTTTTGAGGTTCTTCATGAGAATGATGAACGTGTTAGGACAGGTTTATGGGTTGGTGACTGTTTCATATACAACAACTCTTCCTCGAAGCTTAACTATTGCGTCGGAGGCGAG GTAACCACAATGTATCATTTGGACCGACCAATGTATTTGTTGGGCTATCTTGCAAGTCAAAGCCGGGTCTTCTTGGTAGACAAAGAATTCAA TGTAATAGGATACACCTTGCTGCTAAGCCTGATTGAGTACAAGACTCTTGTGATGCGAGGGGATTTAGACAAAGCCAGTGAAATCTTACCTACAATTCCTAAAGATCAGCATAACAG TGTTGCTCATTTCTTGGAGTCGCGAGGCATGATTGAAGAAGCTCTAGAAATTGCAACAGATCCTGACTACAGATTTGAGTTGGCCATACAACTGGGTAGACTTGAAATTGCACAG GAAATCGCTGTAGAAGTACAGAGCGAGTCTAAGTGGAAGCAATTAGGGGAGTTGGCGATGTCATCTGGGAAG CTGCAATTAGCAGAGGAGTGCATGAAGTATGCGATGGATCTGAGTGGCTTGTTACTGCTTTACTCTTCTCTGGGAGATGCTGAAGGTGTGTTAAAACTTGCAACACTTGCTAAAGAGCAAGGGAAGAACAATGTCGCCTTTCTTTGCCTATTCATGCTGGGCAAATTGGAAGATTGTCTGGACTTATTGGTGGAGAG CAACCGGATACCAGAAGCTGCTCTAATGGCGAGATCATACCTTCCGAGCAAAGTATCTGAGATAGtagctctttggaggaaagatCTCAGCAAG ATAAATTCAAAAGCAGCAGAATCTTTGGCTGATCCTGAGGAGTACTCAAACCTGTTTGATGATTGGCAAGTTGCTCTTTCCGTCGAAGCAAAAGCTGCAGAGACAAG GGGAGTTTATACAGCAGCAGAAAATTATCCTAGTCATGCGGATAGATCTTCAATGACCCTCGTGGAAGCCTTTAGAAACTTGCAAGTTGAGGAAGAGGAGGAATCACTTGAAAATGGAGATATGGATCACGAG GAGGTGGTAGGAGAAGAAAACGGAGATGAAGAAAAGAATGATGATGAGGGTGTAGAGGAACATCACCAcgaagagcaagaagaagaaggagttGTTGTTGATGGTGACTCAACTGATGGAGCAGTGCTTGTAAACGGAAGTGAAGCTGAAGAAGAGTGGG TGCTTACACCACGCCAGTAG
- the LOC108806595 gene encoding coatomer subunit beta'-2 isoform X1 has translation MPLRLEIKKKLAQRSERVKSVDLHPTEPWILASLYTGTLCIWNYQTQVMAKSFEVTDLPVRSAKFIARKQWVVAGADDLYIRVYNYNTMDKVKVFEAHSDYIRCVAVHPTLPYVLSSSDDMLIKLWDWEKGWACTQIFEGHSHYVMQVTFNPKDTNTFASASLDRTIKIWNLGSPDPNFTLDAHQKGVNCVDYFTGGDKPYLITGSDDHTAKVWDYQTKSCVQTLDGHTHNVSAVCFHPELPIIITGSEDGTVRIWHSTTYRLENTLNYGLERVWAIGYVKSSRRVVIGYDEGTIMVKLGREVPVASMDNTGKIIWAKHNEIQTANIKSIGADYEVTDGERLPLAVKELGTCDLYPQSLRHNPNGRFVVVCGDGEYIIYTALAWRNRSFGSGLEFVWSSDGECAVRESSSKIKTFSKNFQEKKSIRPTFSTEKIFGGTLLAMCSNDFICFYDWAECRLIQRIDVTVKNLYWADSGDLLAIASDTSFYILKYNRDLVNSHFDSGRSTEEEGVEDAFEVLHENDERVRTGLWVGDCFIYNNSSSKLNYCVGGEVTTMYHLDRPMYLLGYLASQSRVFLVDKEFNVIGYTLLLSLIEYKTLVMRGDLDKASEILPTIPKDQHNSVAHFLESRGMIEEALEIATDPDYRFELAIQLGRLEIAQEIAVEVQSESKWKQLGELAMSSGKLQLAEECMKYAMDLSGLLLLYSSLGDAEGVLKLATLAKEQGKNNVAFLCLFMLGKLEDCLDLLVESNRIPEAALMARSYLPSKVSEIVALWRKDLSKINSKAAESLADPEEYSNLFDDWQVALSVEAKAAETRGVYTAAENYPSHADRSSMTLVEAFRNLQVEEEEESLENGDMDHEEVVGEENGDEEKNDDEGVEEHHHEEQEEEGVVVDGDSTDGAVLVNGSEAEEEWGTNNEGNPSA, from the exons ATG CCGCTCAGGCTCGAGATCAAG AAAAAATTAGCTCAAAGGTCTGAGAGAGTGAAATCTGTGGATCTGCATCCTACAGAACCATG GATTTTAGCAAGTTTGTATACTGGAACCTTGTGTATTTGGAACTACCAGACACAG GTGATGGCAAAATCTTTCGAGGTGACCGATTTACCAG TTCGGTCAGCCAAGTTTATTGCACGAAAGCAATGGGTTGTGGCTGGAGCTGATGATCTGTATATCCGTGTATACAATTACAACACCATGGACAAGGTTAAAGTGTTTGAGGCTCATTCAGACTACATCAGATGTGTGGCTGTTCATCCAACCCTTCCATATGTTCTGTCATCTTCTGATGATATGCTCATTAAGCTTTGGGACTGGGAAAAGGGTTGGGCATGCACTCAGATATTCGAGGGACACTCGCACTATGTGATGCAAGTCACATTTAATCCAAAAGACACCAACACTTTTGCCAGTGCATCACTTGATCGTACTATAAAG ATCTGGAATCTTGGTTCTCCAGACCCGAACTTTACATTGGATGCCCATCAGAAAGGAGTCAATTGTGTGGATTATTTCACTGGTGGCGACAAGCCCTATCTAATTACAGGCTCTGATGATCACACTGCTAAG GTCTGGGACTATCAAACAAAAAGTTGTGTCCAGACCCTGGACGGGCACACACACAACGTATCTGCGGTATGTTTCCATCCAGAGCTTCCAATTATAATCACTGGTTCTGAAGATGGCACTGTTCGCATTTGGCATTCAACTACGTACAG GCTAGAGAACACATTAAATTATGGCCTCGAGAGAGTTTGGGCCATTGGTTACGTTAAAAGTTCACGCCG GGTTGTGATCGGATATGATGAAGGAACCATCATGGTTAAACTGGGACGAGAAGTTCCTGTTGCTAGCATGGACAATACTGGAAAAATCATATGGGCTAAGCATAATGAAATTCAAACTGCGAACATCAAAAGTATTGGTGCAGATTACGAG GTTACAGATGGAGAGAGGTTGCCCTTGGCTGTTAAAGAGCTGGGGACCTGTGATCTATATCCACAA AGCTTGAGGCACAATCCGAATGGGAGGTTTGTTGTAGTCTGTGGAGACGGCGAGTATATAATCTATACTGCTTTGGCTTGGAGAAATAGGTCATTTGGTTCTGGACTGGAATTTGTTTGGTCGTCTGATGGTGAGTGTGCGGTTAGAGAAAGCTCATCAAAGATTAAGACATTTAGCAAAAATTTCCAG GAAAAGAAGAGTATCCGCCCCACTTTCTCAACTGAGAAGATCTTTGGAGGAACCTTGTTAGCTATGTGTTCAAATGATTTCATCTGCTTTTATGATTGGGCTGAATGTAGGCTTATTCAACGTATTGACGTCACTGTAAAG AATCTATATTGGGCTGACAGTGGTGACTTACTAGCCATTGCTAGTGACACGTCATTCTACATCTTGAAATACAAC CGCGACTTAGTAAACTCACATTTTGATAGTGGAAGATCTACTGAGGAAGAAGGTGTTGAGGATGCTTTTGAGGTTCTTCATGAGAATGATGAACGTGTTAGGACAGGTTTATGGGTTGGTGACTGTTTCATATACAACAACTCTTCCTCGAAGCTTAACTATTGCGTCGGAGGCGAG GTAACCACAATGTATCATTTGGACCGACCAATGTATTTGTTGGGCTATCTTGCAAGTCAAAGCCGGGTCTTCTTGGTAGACAAAGAATTCAA TGTAATAGGATACACCTTGCTGCTAAGCCTGATTGAGTACAAGACTCTTGTGATGCGAGGGGATTTAGACAAAGCCAGTGAAATCTTACCTACAATTCCTAAAGATCAGCATAACAG TGTTGCTCATTTCTTGGAGTCGCGAGGCATGATTGAAGAAGCTCTAGAAATTGCAACAGATCCTGACTACAGATTTGAGTTGGCCATACAACTGGGTAGACTTGAAATTGCACAG GAAATCGCTGTAGAAGTACAGAGCGAGTCTAAGTGGAAGCAATTAGGGGAGTTGGCGATGTCATCTGGGAAG CTGCAATTAGCAGAGGAGTGCATGAAGTATGCGATGGATCTGAGTGGCTTGTTACTGCTTTACTCTTCTCTGGGAGATGCTGAAGGTGTGTTAAAACTTGCAACACTTGCTAAAGAGCAAGGGAAGAACAATGTCGCCTTTCTTTGCCTATTCATGCTGGGCAAATTGGAAGATTGTCTGGACTTATTGGTGGAGAG CAACCGGATACCAGAAGCTGCTCTAATGGCGAGATCATACCTTCCGAGCAAAGTATCTGAGATAGtagctctttggaggaaagatCTCAGCAAG ATAAATTCAAAAGCAGCAGAATCTTTGGCTGATCCTGAGGAGTACTCAAACCTGTTTGATGATTGGCAAGTTGCTCTTTCCGTCGAAGCAAAAGCTGCAGAGACAAG GGGAGTTTATACAGCAGCAGAAAATTATCCTAGTCATGCGGATAGATCTTCAATGACCCTCGTGGAAGCCTTTAGAAACTTGCAAGTTGAGGAAGAGGAGGAATCACTTGAAAATGGAGATATGGATCACGAG GAGGTGGTAGGAGAAGAAAACGGAGATGAAGAAAAGAATGATGATGAGGGTGTAGAGGAACATCACCAcgaagagcaagaagaagaaggagttGTTGTTGATGGTGACTCAACTGATGGAGCAGTGCTTGTAAACGGAAGTGAAGCTGAAGAAGAGTGGGGTACGAATAATGAAGGAAACCCATCAGCCTAA